The Desmodus rotundus isolate HL8 chromosome 3, HLdesRot8A.1, whole genome shotgun sequence genome includes a region encoding these proteins:
- the LRP8 gene encoding low-density lipoprotein receptor-related protein 8 isoform X2 — MGRPKRGALRPLALLLLLLLRPQHPVAADPLHGSQGLVKECEENQFRCQNERCIPSVWRCDEDDDCLDNSDEDDCPKKTCTDSDFTCDNGHCIPERWKCDGEEECSDGSDEVEATCTKQVCPAEKLSCGPTSHKCVPASWRCDGEKDCESGADEAGCATLCAPHEFQCSNRSCLAAVFVCDGDDDCGDGSDERGCAGPACGPREFRCGGEGGACIPERWVCDRQFDCEDRSDEAAELCGRAGPGATSTPAACAAAQFPCRSGECVHLGWRCDGDRDCKDKSDEADCPLGTCRGDEFQCGDGTCVPPIKRCNQEQDCPDGSDEAGCLKEPTCEGPRRFQCKSGECVDGGKVCDSQRDCRDWSDEPLKECVMPTSRGNRRRPRGLNECLHNNGGCSHICTDLKIGFECTCPAGYQLLDQKTCGDVDECEDPDACSQICVNYKGYFKCECHPGYEMDSVTKNCKAVAGRSPSLIFTNRHEVRRIDLVKRDYSRLIPMLKNVVALDVEVATNRIYWCDLSYRKIYSAYMDKASDPAEQEVLIDEQLHSPEGLAVDWVHKHIYWTDSGNKTISVATIDGGRRCTLFSHDLSEPRAIAVDPLRGFMYWSDWGYQAKIEKSGLNGADRQTLVSDSIEWPNGITLDLLTQRLYWVDSKLHQLSSIDFSGGNRKMLISSPDFLSHPFGIAVFEDKVFWTDLENEAIFSANRLNGLEISILAENLNNPHDIVVFHELKQPRAADACELTAQPNGGCEYLCLPAPQISGHSPKYSCACPDTMWLGPDMKRCYRAPQSTSTTTLASTTTRTVSDSTGAPESPAHSPTDQNHSTETPSLAAAVPSSVNAPRAPGISPSTPSPATSNHSQHYGNEGGKMGSTVTAAVIGVLVPMAVIALLCMSGYLIWRNWKRKNTKSMNFDNPVYRKTTEEEDEDELHIGRTAQIGHVYPAAISSFDRPLWAEPCLGETRELEDPAPALKELFVLPGEPRSQLHQLPKNPLSELPVVKCKRVALSLEDDGLP; from the exons CCAAGAAGACCTGCACAGACAGTGACTTCACCTGTGACAACGGCCACTGCATCCCCGAGCGCTGGAAGTGTGACGGCGAGGAGGAGTGTTCCGACGGCTCCGACGAGGTCGAGGCCACTTGCA CAAAACAGGTGTGTCCTGCAGAGAAGCTGAGCTGTGGACCCACCAGCCACAAGTGTGTGCCCGCCTCGTGGCGCTGTGACGGGGAGAAGGACTGCGAGAGTGGAGCGGATGAGGCTGGCTGTGCCACCT TGTGCGCCCCGCACGAGTTCCAGTGCAGCAACCGCTCATGCCTGGCCGCCGTGTTCGTGTGCGACGGCGACGACGACTGCGGCGACGGCAGCGACGAGCGCGGCTGCGCTGGCCCGGCCTGCGGACCCCGCGAGTTCCGCTGCGGCGGCGAGGGCGGCGCCTGCATCCCGGAGCGCTGGGTCTGCGACCGCCAGTTCGACTGCGAGGACCGCTCGGACGAGGCGGCCGAGCTCTGCGGCCGCGCCGGCCCCGGGGCCACGTCCACGCCGGCCGCCTGCGCCGCCGCCCAGTTCCCCTGCCGCAGCGGCGAGTGCGTGCACCTGGGCTGGCGCTGCGACGGCGACCGCGACTGCAAGGACAAGTCGGACGAGGCCGACTGCC CACTGGGGACCTGCCGTGGGGATGAATTCCAGTGTGGGGATGGGACCTGTGTCCCTCCAATCAAGCGCTGCAACCAGGAACAGGACTGTCCGGATGGGAGTGACGAAGCTGGCTGCCTAAAGG AACCAACATGTGAGGGTCCCCGCAGATTTCAGTGTAAGAGTGGAGAGTGCGTGGACGGCGGGAAAGTGTGTGATTCTCAGAGGGACTGCCGGGACTGGTCGGATGAGCCTCTGAAAGAGTGTG TTATGCCAACATCCCGGGGAAACAGGAGGAGGCCCAGGG GGCTGAATGAGTGTCTGCACAACAATGGCGGCTGCTCCCACATCTGCACTGACCTCAAGATCGGCTTCGAGTGCACCTGCCCGGCGGGCTACCAGCTCCTGGACCAGAAGACCTGTGGCG ACGTGGACGAGTGCGAGGACCCCGATGCCTGCAGCCAGATCTGTGTCAATTACAAGGGCTACTTTAAGTGCGAGTGCCACCCTGGCTACGAGATGGACTCAGTGACCAAGAACTGCAAGGCCGTCG CTGGCAGAAGCCCGTCCCTGATCTTCACCAACCGGCACGAAGTGCGGAGGATAGACCTGGTGAAGCGGGACTACTCGCGCCTCATCCCCATGCTCAAGAATGTCGTGGCGCTGGACGTCGAAGTTGCTACCAATCGCATCTACTGGTGTGACCTCTCTTACCGCAAGATCTACAG CGCCTACATGGACAAGGCCAGCGACCCGGCGGAGCAGGAGGTCCTCATCGATGAGCAGCTGCACTCTCCGGAGGGCCTGGCGGTGGACTGGGTCCACAAGCACATCTACTGGACGGACTCAGGCAACAAGACCATCTCTGTGGCCACCATCGATGGCGGCCGCCGCTGCACTCTTTTCAGCCATGACCTCAGTGAACCCCGGGCCATCGCCGTTGACCCCCTGCGAGG GTTCATGTACTGGTCTGACTGGGGGTACCAGGCCAAGATTGAGAAGTCTGGGCTCAATGGCGCAGATCGGCAAACACTGGTGTCAGACAGTATCGAGTGGCCCAATGGAATCACCCTGG ACTTGCTGACCCAGCGCTTGTACTGGGTAGACTCCAAACTGCACCAGCTGTCCAGCATCGACTTCAGCGGAGGCAACAGAAAGATGCTCATTTCCTCCCCTGACTTCCTGAGCCACCCTTTTGGGATAGCTGTGTTTGAG GACAAGGTGTTCTGGACAGACTTGGAGAACGAGGCCATTTTCAGTGCAAATCGGCTCAATGGCCTGGAAATCTCCATCCTAGCCGAGAACCTCAATAACCCACATGACATTGTCGTCTTCCACGAGCTGAAGCAGCCGAGAG CTGCTGACGCCTGCGAGCTGACTGCCCAGCCCAATGGAGGCTGCGAGTACCTGTGCCTTCCTGCTCCTCAGATCTCCGGCCACTCTCCCAAGTATTCGTGTGCCTGTCCCGACACAATGTGGCTGGGCCCAGACATGAAGAGGTGCTACCGAG CACCTCAATCTACCTCAACCACGACGTTAGCCTCTACCACGACGAGGACAGTGTCCGACTCCACAGGAGCCCCGGAGAGCCCCGCCCACAGCCCCACCGACCAGAACCACAGCACGGAGACGCCCAGCCTGGCAGCTGCCGTCCCAAGCTCTGTTAACGCCCCCAGGGCTCCCGGCATCAGCCCGTCCACCCCAAGCCCTGCAACCAGCAACCACTCCCAGCACT ATGGGAATGAAGGTGGCAAGATGGGTTCAACAGTCACCGCTGCCGTCATCGGCGTCCTTGTGCCCATGG CGGTAATAGCCCTCCTGTGCATGAGTGGCTACCTGATCTGGAGAAACTGGAAGCGGAAGAACACCAAAAGCATGAACTTTGACAACCCAGTgtacaggaaaacaacagaagaAGAGGATGAAGATGAGCTCCACATAGGGAGGACTGCTCAGATTGGCCATGTCTATCCTGCA GCAATCAGCAGCTTTGATCGCCCACTGTGGGCAGAGCCCTGTCTTGGGGAGACCAGAGAACTGGaagacccagcccctgccctcaaggagcttttTGTCTTGCCGGGAGAACCAAGGTCACAGCTGCACCAACTCCCGAAGAACCCTCTTTCCGAACTGCCTGTCGTCAAGTGCAAG CGAGTGGCGTTAAGCCTTGAAGATGACGGACTGCCCTGA
- the LRP8 gene encoding low-density lipoprotein receptor-related protein 8 isoform X12: MGRPKRGALRPLALLLLLLLRPQHPVAADPLHGSQGLVKECEENQFRCQNERCIPSVWRCDEDDDCLDNSDEDDCPKKTCTDSDFTCDNGHCIPERWKCDGEEECSDGSDEVEATCTKQVCPAEKLSCGPTSHKCVPASWRCDGEKDCESGADEAGCATSLGTCRGDEFQCGDGTCVPPIKRCNQEQDCPDGSDEAGCLKVMPTSRGNRRRPRGLNECLHNNGGCSHICTDLKIGFECTCPAGYQLLDQKTCGDVDECEDPDACSQICVNYKGYFKCECHPGYEMDSVTKNCKAVAGRSPSLIFTNRHEVRRIDLVKRDYSRLIPMLKNVVALDVEVATNRIYWCDLSYRKIYSAYMDKASDPAEQEVLIDEQLHSPEGLAVDWVHKHIYWTDSGNKTISVATIDGGRRCTLFSHDLSEPRAIAVDPLRGFMYWSDWGYQAKIEKSGLNGADRQTLVSDSIEWPNGITLDLLTQRLYWVDSKLHQLSSIDFSGGNRKMLISSPDFLSHPFGIAVFEDKVFWTDLENEAIFSANRLNGLEISILAENLNNPHDIVVFHELKQPRAADACELTAQPNGGCEYLCLPAPQISGHSPKYSCACPDTMWLGPDMKRCYRAPQSTSTTTLASTTTRTVSDSTGAPESPAHSPTDQNHSTETPSLAAAVPSSVNAPRAPGISPSTPSPATSNHSQHYGNEGGKMGSTVTAAVIGVLVPMAVIALLCMSGYLIWRNWKRKNTKSMNFDNPVYRKTTEEEDEDELHIGRTAQIGHVYPAAISSFDRPLWAEPCLGETRELEDPAPALKELFVLPGEPRSQLHQLPKNPLSELPVVKCKRVALSLEDDGLP; this comes from the exons CCAAGAAGACCTGCACAGACAGTGACTTCACCTGTGACAACGGCCACTGCATCCCCGAGCGCTGGAAGTGTGACGGCGAGGAGGAGTGTTCCGACGGCTCCGACGAGGTCGAGGCCACTTGCA CAAAACAGGTGTGTCCTGCAGAGAAGCTGAGCTGTGGACCCACCAGCCACAAGTGTGTGCCCGCCTCGTGGCGCTGTGACGGGGAGAAGGACTGCGAGAGTGGAGCGGATGAGGCTGGCTGTGCCACCT CACTGGGGACCTGCCGTGGGGATGAATTCCAGTGTGGGGATGGGACCTGTGTCCCTCCAATCAAGCGCTGCAACCAGGAACAGGACTGTCCGGATGGGAGTGACGAAGCTGGCTGCCTAAAGG TTATGCCAACATCCCGGGGAAACAGGAGGAGGCCCAGGG GGCTGAATGAGTGTCTGCACAACAATGGCGGCTGCTCCCACATCTGCACTGACCTCAAGATCGGCTTCGAGTGCACCTGCCCGGCGGGCTACCAGCTCCTGGACCAGAAGACCTGTGGCG ACGTGGACGAGTGCGAGGACCCCGATGCCTGCAGCCAGATCTGTGTCAATTACAAGGGCTACTTTAAGTGCGAGTGCCACCCTGGCTACGAGATGGACTCAGTGACCAAGAACTGCAAGGCCGTCG CTGGCAGAAGCCCGTCCCTGATCTTCACCAACCGGCACGAAGTGCGGAGGATAGACCTGGTGAAGCGGGACTACTCGCGCCTCATCCCCATGCTCAAGAATGTCGTGGCGCTGGACGTCGAAGTTGCTACCAATCGCATCTACTGGTGTGACCTCTCTTACCGCAAGATCTACAG CGCCTACATGGACAAGGCCAGCGACCCGGCGGAGCAGGAGGTCCTCATCGATGAGCAGCTGCACTCTCCGGAGGGCCTGGCGGTGGACTGGGTCCACAAGCACATCTACTGGACGGACTCAGGCAACAAGACCATCTCTGTGGCCACCATCGATGGCGGCCGCCGCTGCACTCTTTTCAGCCATGACCTCAGTGAACCCCGGGCCATCGCCGTTGACCCCCTGCGAGG GTTCATGTACTGGTCTGACTGGGGGTACCAGGCCAAGATTGAGAAGTCTGGGCTCAATGGCGCAGATCGGCAAACACTGGTGTCAGACAGTATCGAGTGGCCCAATGGAATCACCCTGG ACTTGCTGACCCAGCGCTTGTACTGGGTAGACTCCAAACTGCACCAGCTGTCCAGCATCGACTTCAGCGGAGGCAACAGAAAGATGCTCATTTCCTCCCCTGACTTCCTGAGCCACCCTTTTGGGATAGCTGTGTTTGAG GACAAGGTGTTCTGGACAGACTTGGAGAACGAGGCCATTTTCAGTGCAAATCGGCTCAATGGCCTGGAAATCTCCATCCTAGCCGAGAACCTCAATAACCCACATGACATTGTCGTCTTCCACGAGCTGAAGCAGCCGAGAG CTGCTGACGCCTGCGAGCTGACTGCCCAGCCCAATGGAGGCTGCGAGTACCTGTGCCTTCCTGCTCCTCAGATCTCCGGCCACTCTCCCAAGTATTCGTGTGCCTGTCCCGACACAATGTGGCTGGGCCCAGACATGAAGAGGTGCTACCGAG CACCTCAATCTACCTCAACCACGACGTTAGCCTCTACCACGACGAGGACAGTGTCCGACTCCACAGGAGCCCCGGAGAGCCCCGCCCACAGCCCCACCGACCAGAACCACAGCACGGAGACGCCCAGCCTGGCAGCTGCCGTCCCAAGCTCTGTTAACGCCCCCAGGGCTCCCGGCATCAGCCCGTCCACCCCAAGCCCTGCAACCAGCAACCACTCCCAGCACT ATGGGAATGAAGGTGGCAAGATGGGTTCAACAGTCACCGCTGCCGTCATCGGCGTCCTTGTGCCCATGG CGGTAATAGCCCTCCTGTGCATGAGTGGCTACCTGATCTGGAGAAACTGGAAGCGGAAGAACACCAAAAGCATGAACTTTGACAACCCAGTgtacaggaaaacaacagaagaAGAGGATGAAGATGAGCTCCACATAGGGAGGACTGCTCAGATTGGCCATGTCTATCCTGCA GCAATCAGCAGCTTTGATCGCCCACTGTGGGCAGAGCCCTGTCTTGGGGAGACCAGAGAACTGGaagacccagcccctgccctcaaggagcttttTGTCTTGCCGGGAGAACCAAGGTCACAGCTGCACCAACTCCCGAAGAACCCTCTTTCCGAACTGCCTGTCGTCAAGTGCAAG CGAGTGGCGTTAAGCCTTGAAGATGACGGACTGCCCTGA
- the LRP8 gene encoding low-density lipoprotein receptor-related protein 8 isoform X5 — MGRPKRGALRPLALLLLLLLRPQHPVAADPLHGSQGLVKECEENQFRCQNERCIPSVWRCDEDDDCLDNSDEDDCPKKTCTDSDFTCDNGHCIPERWKCDGEEECSDGSDEVEATCTKQVCPAEKLSCGPTSHKCVPASWRCDGEKDCESGADEAGCATLCAPHEFQCSNRSCLAAVFVCDGDDDCGDGSDERGCAGPACGPREFRCGGEGGACIPERWVCDRQFDCEDRSDEAAELCGRAGPGATSTPAACAAAQFPCRSGECVHLGWRCDGDRDCKDKSDEADCPLGTCRGDEFQCGDGTCVPPIKRCNQEQDCPDGSDEAGCLKVMPTSRGNRRRPRGLNECLHNNGGCSHICTDLKIGFECTCPAGYQLLDQKTCGDVDECEDPDACSQICVNYKGYFKCECHPGYEMDSVTKNCKAVAGRSPSLIFTNRHEVRRIDLVKRDYSRLIPMLKNVVALDVEVATNRIYWCDLSYRKIYSAYMDKASDPAEQEVLIDEQLHSPEGLAVDWVHKHIYWTDSGNKTISVATIDGGRRCTLFSHDLSEPRAIAVDPLRGFMYWSDWGYQAKIEKSGLNGADRQTLVSDSIEWPNGITLDLLTQRLYWVDSKLHQLSSIDFSGGNRKMLISSPDFLSHPFGIAVFEDKVFWTDLENEAIFSANRLNGLEISILAENLNNPHDIVVFHELKQPRAADACELTAQPNGGCEYLCLPAPQISGHSPKYSCACPDTMWLGPDMKRCYRAPQSTSTTTLASTTTRTVSDSTGAPESPAHSPTDQNHSTETPSLAAAVPSSVNAPRAPGISPSTPSPATSNHSQHYGNEGGKMGSTVTAAVIGVLVPMAVIALLCMSGYLIWRNWKRKNTKSMNFDNPVYRKTTEEEDEDELHIGRTAQIGHVYPAAISSFDRPLWAEPCLGETRELEDPAPALKELFVLPGEPRSQLHQLPKNPLSELPVVKCKRVALSLEDDGLP; from the exons CCAAGAAGACCTGCACAGACAGTGACTTCACCTGTGACAACGGCCACTGCATCCCCGAGCGCTGGAAGTGTGACGGCGAGGAGGAGTGTTCCGACGGCTCCGACGAGGTCGAGGCCACTTGCA CAAAACAGGTGTGTCCTGCAGAGAAGCTGAGCTGTGGACCCACCAGCCACAAGTGTGTGCCCGCCTCGTGGCGCTGTGACGGGGAGAAGGACTGCGAGAGTGGAGCGGATGAGGCTGGCTGTGCCACCT TGTGCGCCCCGCACGAGTTCCAGTGCAGCAACCGCTCATGCCTGGCCGCCGTGTTCGTGTGCGACGGCGACGACGACTGCGGCGACGGCAGCGACGAGCGCGGCTGCGCTGGCCCGGCCTGCGGACCCCGCGAGTTCCGCTGCGGCGGCGAGGGCGGCGCCTGCATCCCGGAGCGCTGGGTCTGCGACCGCCAGTTCGACTGCGAGGACCGCTCGGACGAGGCGGCCGAGCTCTGCGGCCGCGCCGGCCCCGGGGCCACGTCCACGCCGGCCGCCTGCGCCGCCGCCCAGTTCCCCTGCCGCAGCGGCGAGTGCGTGCACCTGGGCTGGCGCTGCGACGGCGACCGCGACTGCAAGGACAAGTCGGACGAGGCCGACTGCC CACTGGGGACCTGCCGTGGGGATGAATTCCAGTGTGGGGATGGGACCTGTGTCCCTCCAATCAAGCGCTGCAACCAGGAACAGGACTGTCCGGATGGGAGTGACGAAGCTGGCTGCCTAAAGG TTATGCCAACATCCCGGGGAAACAGGAGGAGGCCCAGGG GGCTGAATGAGTGTCTGCACAACAATGGCGGCTGCTCCCACATCTGCACTGACCTCAAGATCGGCTTCGAGTGCACCTGCCCGGCGGGCTACCAGCTCCTGGACCAGAAGACCTGTGGCG ACGTGGACGAGTGCGAGGACCCCGATGCCTGCAGCCAGATCTGTGTCAATTACAAGGGCTACTTTAAGTGCGAGTGCCACCCTGGCTACGAGATGGACTCAGTGACCAAGAACTGCAAGGCCGTCG CTGGCAGAAGCCCGTCCCTGATCTTCACCAACCGGCACGAAGTGCGGAGGATAGACCTGGTGAAGCGGGACTACTCGCGCCTCATCCCCATGCTCAAGAATGTCGTGGCGCTGGACGTCGAAGTTGCTACCAATCGCATCTACTGGTGTGACCTCTCTTACCGCAAGATCTACAG CGCCTACATGGACAAGGCCAGCGACCCGGCGGAGCAGGAGGTCCTCATCGATGAGCAGCTGCACTCTCCGGAGGGCCTGGCGGTGGACTGGGTCCACAAGCACATCTACTGGACGGACTCAGGCAACAAGACCATCTCTGTGGCCACCATCGATGGCGGCCGCCGCTGCACTCTTTTCAGCCATGACCTCAGTGAACCCCGGGCCATCGCCGTTGACCCCCTGCGAGG GTTCATGTACTGGTCTGACTGGGGGTACCAGGCCAAGATTGAGAAGTCTGGGCTCAATGGCGCAGATCGGCAAACACTGGTGTCAGACAGTATCGAGTGGCCCAATGGAATCACCCTGG ACTTGCTGACCCAGCGCTTGTACTGGGTAGACTCCAAACTGCACCAGCTGTCCAGCATCGACTTCAGCGGAGGCAACAGAAAGATGCTCATTTCCTCCCCTGACTTCCTGAGCCACCCTTTTGGGATAGCTGTGTTTGAG GACAAGGTGTTCTGGACAGACTTGGAGAACGAGGCCATTTTCAGTGCAAATCGGCTCAATGGCCTGGAAATCTCCATCCTAGCCGAGAACCTCAATAACCCACATGACATTGTCGTCTTCCACGAGCTGAAGCAGCCGAGAG CTGCTGACGCCTGCGAGCTGACTGCCCAGCCCAATGGAGGCTGCGAGTACCTGTGCCTTCCTGCTCCTCAGATCTCCGGCCACTCTCCCAAGTATTCGTGTGCCTGTCCCGACACAATGTGGCTGGGCCCAGACATGAAGAGGTGCTACCGAG CACCTCAATCTACCTCAACCACGACGTTAGCCTCTACCACGACGAGGACAGTGTCCGACTCCACAGGAGCCCCGGAGAGCCCCGCCCACAGCCCCACCGACCAGAACCACAGCACGGAGACGCCCAGCCTGGCAGCTGCCGTCCCAAGCTCTGTTAACGCCCCCAGGGCTCCCGGCATCAGCCCGTCCACCCCAAGCCCTGCAACCAGCAACCACTCCCAGCACT ATGGGAATGAAGGTGGCAAGATGGGTTCAACAGTCACCGCTGCCGTCATCGGCGTCCTTGTGCCCATGG CGGTAATAGCCCTCCTGTGCATGAGTGGCTACCTGATCTGGAGAAACTGGAAGCGGAAGAACACCAAAAGCATGAACTTTGACAACCCAGTgtacaggaaaacaacagaagaAGAGGATGAAGATGAGCTCCACATAGGGAGGACTGCTCAGATTGGCCATGTCTATCCTGCA GCAATCAGCAGCTTTGATCGCCCACTGTGGGCAGAGCCCTGTCTTGGGGAGACCAGAGAACTGGaagacccagcccctgccctcaaggagcttttTGTCTTGCCGGGAGAACCAAGGTCACAGCTGCACCAACTCCCGAAGAACCCTCTTTCCGAACTGCCTGTCGTCAAGTGCAAG CGAGTGGCGTTAAGCCTTGAAGATGACGGACTGCCCTGA
- the LRP8 gene encoding low-density lipoprotein receptor-related protein 8 isoform X11, whose protein sequence is MGRPKRGALRPLALLLLLLLRPQHPVAADPLHGSQGLVKECEENQFRCQNERCIPSVWRCDEDDDCLDNSDEDDCPKKTCTDSDFTCDNGHCIPERWKCDGEEECSDGSDEVEATCTKQVCPAEKLSCGPTSHKCVPASWRCDGEKDCESGADEAGCATSLGTCRGDEFQCGDGTCVPPIKRCNQEQDCPDGSDEAGCLKVMPTSRGNRRRPRGKGGHSLRMAQAGGLNECLHNNGGCSHICTDLKIGFECTCPAGYQLLDQKTCGDVDECEDPDACSQICVNYKGYFKCECHPGYEMDSVTKNCKAVAGRSPSLIFTNRHEVRRIDLVKRDYSRLIPMLKNVVALDVEVATNRIYWCDLSYRKIYSAYMDKASDPAEQEVLIDEQLHSPEGLAVDWVHKHIYWTDSGNKTISVATIDGGRRCTLFSHDLSEPRAIAVDPLRGFMYWSDWGYQAKIEKSGLNGADRQTLVSDSIEWPNGITLDLLTQRLYWVDSKLHQLSSIDFSGGNRKMLISSPDFLSHPFGIAVFEDKVFWTDLENEAIFSANRLNGLEISILAENLNNPHDIVVFHELKQPRAADACELTAQPNGGCEYLCLPAPQISGHSPKYSCACPDTMWLGPDMKRCYRAPQSTSTTTLASTTTRTVSDSTGAPESPAHSPTDQNHSTETPSLAAAVPSSVNAPRAPGISPSTPSPATSNHSQHYGNEGGKMGSTVTAAVIGVLVPMAVIALLCMSGYLIWRNWKRKNTKSMNFDNPVYRKTTEEEDEDELHIGRTAQIGHVYPAAISSFDRPLWAEPCLGETRELEDPAPALKELFVLPGEPRSQLHQLPKNPLSELPVVKCKRVALSLEDDGLP, encoded by the exons CCAAGAAGACCTGCACAGACAGTGACTTCACCTGTGACAACGGCCACTGCATCCCCGAGCGCTGGAAGTGTGACGGCGAGGAGGAGTGTTCCGACGGCTCCGACGAGGTCGAGGCCACTTGCA CAAAACAGGTGTGTCCTGCAGAGAAGCTGAGCTGTGGACCCACCAGCCACAAGTGTGTGCCCGCCTCGTGGCGCTGTGACGGGGAGAAGGACTGCGAGAGTGGAGCGGATGAGGCTGGCTGTGCCACCT CACTGGGGACCTGCCGTGGGGATGAATTCCAGTGTGGGGATGGGACCTGTGTCCCTCCAATCAAGCGCTGCAACCAGGAACAGGACTGTCCGGATGGGAGTGACGAAGCTGGCTGCCTAAAGG TTATGCCAACATCCCGGGGAAACAGGAGGAGGCCCAGGGGTAAAGGGGGACATTCCCTACGCATGGCtcaggctggag GGCTGAATGAGTGTCTGCACAACAATGGCGGCTGCTCCCACATCTGCACTGACCTCAAGATCGGCTTCGAGTGCACCTGCCCGGCGGGCTACCAGCTCCTGGACCAGAAGACCTGTGGCG ACGTGGACGAGTGCGAGGACCCCGATGCCTGCAGCCAGATCTGTGTCAATTACAAGGGCTACTTTAAGTGCGAGTGCCACCCTGGCTACGAGATGGACTCAGTGACCAAGAACTGCAAGGCCGTCG CTGGCAGAAGCCCGTCCCTGATCTTCACCAACCGGCACGAAGTGCGGAGGATAGACCTGGTGAAGCGGGACTACTCGCGCCTCATCCCCATGCTCAAGAATGTCGTGGCGCTGGACGTCGAAGTTGCTACCAATCGCATCTACTGGTGTGACCTCTCTTACCGCAAGATCTACAG CGCCTACATGGACAAGGCCAGCGACCCGGCGGAGCAGGAGGTCCTCATCGATGAGCAGCTGCACTCTCCGGAGGGCCTGGCGGTGGACTGGGTCCACAAGCACATCTACTGGACGGACTCAGGCAACAAGACCATCTCTGTGGCCACCATCGATGGCGGCCGCCGCTGCACTCTTTTCAGCCATGACCTCAGTGAACCCCGGGCCATCGCCGTTGACCCCCTGCGAGG GTTCATGTACTGGTCTGACTGGGGGTACCAGGCCAAGATTGAGAAGTCTGGGCTCAATGGCGCAGATCGGCAAACACTGGTGTCAGACAGTATCGAGTGGCCCAATGGAATCACCCTGG ACTTGCTGACCCAGCGCTTGTACTGGGTAGACTCCAAACTGCACCAGCTGTCCAGCATCGACTTCAGCGGAGGCAACAGAAAGATGCTCATTTCCTCCCCTGACTTCCTGAGCCACCCTTTTGGGATAGCTGTGTTTGAG GACAAGGTGTTCTGGACAGACTTGGAGAACGAGGCCATTTTCAGTGCAAATCGGCTCAATGGCCTGGAAATCTCCATCCTAGCCGAGAACCTCAATAACCCACATGACATTGTCGTCTTCCACGAGCTGAAGCAGCCGAGAG CTGCTGACGCCTGCGAGCTGACTGCCCAGCCCAATGGAGGCTGCGAGTACCTGTGCCTTCCTGCTCCTCAGATCTCCGGCCACTCTCCCAAGTATTCGTGTGCCTGTCCCGACACAATGTGGCTGGGCCCAGACATGAAGAGGTGCTACCGAG CACCTCAATCTACCTCAACCACGACGTTAGCCTCTACCACGACGAGGACAGTGTCCGACTCCACAGGAGCCCCGGAGAGCCCCGCCCACAGCCCCACCGACCAGAACCACAGCACGGAGACGCCCAGCCTGGCAGCTGCCGTCCCAAGCTCTGTTAACGCCCCCAGGGCTCCCGGCATCAGCCCGTCCACCCCAAGCCCTGCAACCAGCAACCACTCCCAGCACT ATGGGAATGAAGGTGGCAAGATGGGTTCAACAGTCACCGCTGCCGTCATCGGCGTCCTTGTGCCCATGG CGGTAATAGCCCTCCTGTGCATGAGTGGCTACCTGATCTGGAGAAACTGGAAGCGGAAGAACACCAAAAGCATGAACTTTGACAACCCAGTgtacaggaaaacaacagaagaAGAGGATGAAGATGAGCTCCACATAGGGAGGACTGCTCAGATTGGCCATGTCTATCCTGCA GCAATCAGCAGCTTTGATCGCCCACTGTGGGCAGAGCCCTGTCTTGGGGAGACCAGAGAACTGGaagacccagcccctgccctcaaggagcttttTGTCTTGCCGGGAGAACCAAGGTCACAGCTGCACCAACTCCCGAAGAACCCTCTTTCCGAACTGCCTGTCGTCAAGTGCAAG CGAGTGGCGTTAAGCCTTGAAGATGACGGACTGCCCTGA